In Plectropomus leopardus isolate mb unplaced genomic scaffold, YSFRI_Pleo_2.0 unplaced_scaffold28269, whole genome shotgun sequence, the genomic window aattttttctaattttttgggccatatcctcttaatttgcctttttgccatgtttaaaaaaaaaaaaatcaaactaatttgctgaggtttcaaaaggtcaaaCTTTATTAATATCCTTCAGAAAACATCGCTGGAGCTCTGCGTCtcttttttctcagatttttctGGTGATGCTGAACATGCATGCTCATTCACTCTCTCTTTTACCTCCCAGccgcctctgtctctgtccctgtctcctcctcctcctcctcctcctcctgcagctctgctccTCGGTAATCCTCTCTATGACCTCCTCCTGCTGACTTCCTGTCACATGACGTCAGGCTGGCTGCGTGGTAAGAGCTGAAAGGTGTGACTTCAGACGTTTAAACGAGAcgggaacttttacttttttatttcctttttcactcCCGTGCATGAAAACTTTATCttctgtttgctgtgttttttctgctctgcATGACGTTTTCACTTCACATTTTCACGCTCCTCACTGGCATTTAAATATTCTTGAGgttcaaaattacatatttttgtggGCTGAAAgtcacaaaagcaaaactactTCTACACAgttcataaaatataatgtgacCATAAAAAGGAAGCATTTTCAAAGATCgaagtaaattaattaattgaggCTAAATTTTGGAGATGGAAatcatgcaaaataatggaactgaaaaTGTGATTGATTTTTGAAATTCTGCGATAAATTGCgattaaaaacaatgaatcTTTCGATGGCCctaaatttttgaaaaaaatgtttgaaataaagatttcaatcaatcaataaaaaaaagaaagtaaaacggAGTTCAATCCAAAATAATTTGTCAGGCTGTGTTGTCATGTATGACAGAGACAGCCCTAATTTTTAAGGATTATTTGAGCATTTATTACAGATATCAGAGATAAAACTCTGAACATTGTGAAATATTATCTGTTAGTGGGTCATAAGTTGCTTCACAGGAAAccgtaaaaaataaaaagtaaaaaaaatcacagagaaaGTTGTCTCTCCGTCAGCGTGTGGAGGAGGCTACGCCGAGCCTGACGTCACCCAGTGCACGCCGCATCAGTGTTTCCATAGCAACGCGCCGCACTACGCCGAGACGGACATCGTGCGTCTGCAGGGCGTCACCGGCAGCAACATGTACGCCGTCCCCGCCCTCACCGTGGACTCGCTCACCAGGAAGGACATCTCCGCCGCCGAGTTCCCACGGCAACAGCTCATCTTCAGGGAGAAGCTGGGGGAGGGGCAGTTTGGAGAGGTgagcgggggggggggctgggaAATCCTTAAAAGTTTGTGGATTTTGGATAAAACAAAGTCTGGAACGTGTCTGAATCCGTCGTCTCGGTCggctctctttgtttttgtttttgtgatgtctGTTTGCAGGTCCACCTGTGCGAGGCCGAGGGACTCCCAGAATTCCTCGGGGAGGGGTCGCCTCTTCCCGACAGAGACGGCCGTTCGGTTCTGGTGGCCGTTAAACAGCTGAGAGCGGACGCCACCAGCCAGGCCAGGTACGCCACGAGTCCGCGAGACGATGTTCATTCATCTGCAGACGACTTTCCGTCACAgatttgcaaaaatgcacaaaactcACATTTTTGAGGCTTTTTTAAAGGTCTTCActcgtttgtttttttctttttcttcttctttttaaacttttgtggtatttttgtttatttgtttgtttgtttgaaatcagccttttttaagacacgtGAAGCCTTCAGAGTTCATCTTCGGGTGGAAAACCTTTAACAACTGCATCAAcgactttttgtctttttacaggAACGACTTCCTGAAGGAGATAAAGATCATGTCTCGTCTGAACGACCCCAACATCATCCGGCTGCTGTGCGTGTGCGTGTCGTCCGACCCGCTGTGCATGGTGACCGAGTACATGGAGAACGGAGACCTCAACATGTTCCTGTCGCAGCGGGAGATCGAGAGCACGCTGACGCACGCCAACAACATCCCTTCAGTCAGGTACGCGCCGCTCATACATGCGAACAGCAGGCGTCACACGTCGTGTTATCTCAACGTCAATGATGCAAACAGCAGGGGGCCACGTGATAACTTTACGAACACGTGACACAGACGCCGTGCCTGAAGGAGTTTGCCCACATGATG contains:
- the LOC121938041 gene encoding discoidin domain-containing receptor 2-like, with protein sequence LLLGNPLYDLLLLTSCHMTSGWLRACGGGYAEPDVTQCTPHQCFHSNAPHYAETDIVRLQGVTGSNMYAVPALTVDSLTRKDISAAEFPRQQLIFREKLGEGQFGEVHLCEAEGLPEFLGEGSPLPDRDGRSVLVAVKQLRADATSQARNDFLKEIKIMSRLNDPNIIRLLCVCVSSDPLCMVTEYMENGDLNMFLSQREIESTLTHANNIPSVSLSDLLHMSVQISSGMKYLASLNFVHRDLATRNCLLDRRLTIKIADFGMSRNLYSSDYYRIQGRAVLPIRWMAWESILL